One segment of Mycolicibacterium sp. YH-1 DNA contains the following:
- a CDS encoding 3,4-dihydroxy-2-butanone-4-phosphate synthase yields the protein MTSYDSIDSAVARIAAGAAVVVIDDLRPDGEGSLVLAAESCTTELLAFMVRHTSGYVSAALDAKACERLALVPMAATNQDGDGAVYTVTVDASMSIGTGISAADRATTIRLLADDSSAADDFNRPGHVVPLRTRDGGVLTRPAHPEAAVDLARMAGCAPAGVLCGIVGIQDPTRMATPAELRLFADQYGMPMISISDLIAWRRQHEKQVRRVAENGISTAHGQFRAIGYLTNDGRDEHTALTLGDISGASGAVAVAIHTQCSLGDVFGSLGCHCASQLETSMAQVALAEYGVVVYLRGPCGTSQHGHIDPSSYVIAGQILDDLGVTDARCTRAGQDRHLVEAGFLLASARYQHVHAS from the coding sequence ATGACGTCCTACGACTCCATCGACAGCGCTGTCGCCCGGATCGCCGCTGGCGCAGCAGTGGTCGTGATCGACGATCTCCGCCCCGATGGCGAGGGCAGCCTGGTTCTCGCCGCGGAGAGCTGCACGACCGAACTGCTGGCCTTCATGGTTCGCCATACCTCCGGCTACGTGTCCGCAGCACTGGACGCCAAGGCCTGCGAGCGGCTGGCGCTCGTCCCGATGGCGGCGACGAACCAGGACGGCGATGGCGCGGTGTACACCGTGACCGTCGACGCGAGCATGTCGATCGGGACCGGCATCTCTGCAGCCGATCGTGCCACCACCATCCGCCTTCTGGCCGACGACAGCAGTGCGGCAGACGATTTCAACCGACCTGGGCACGTGGTACCGCTGCGCACCCGCGATGGCGGCGTGCTCACCCGGCCAGCGCACCCCGAGGCGGCGGTGGACCTCGCCCGTATGGCGGGTTGCGCGCCTGCAGGTGTCCTCTGTGGCATCGTCGGCATTCAGGACCCCACGCGTATGGCCACTCCCGCCGAATTACGGTTGTTCGCTGACCAATACGGAATGCCGATGATCTCGATCAGCGACCTGATCGCGTGGCGTCGACAACACGAGAAGCAGGTCAGGAGGGTGGCCGAGAATGGCATTTCGACGGCGCATGGCCAGTTTCGGGCCATTGGTTACCTCACCAACGACGGACGAGACGAGCACACCGCGCTGACGCTCGGCGACATCTCCGGCGCGAGCGGAGCGGTGGCGGTGGCCATCCACACCCAGTGCTCGCTCGGTGATGTCTTCGGCTCGCTCGGGTGTCACTGTGCCAGTCAACTCGAAACCTCAATGGCCCAGGTCGCGTTGGCCGAGTACGGCGTCGTGGTCTACCTGCGCGGGCCCTGCGGCACGTCGCAGCACGGGCACATCGACCCGTCGTCCTACGTCATTGCCGGTCAGATCCTGGACGATCTCGGGGTCACCGACGCCCGATGCACGCGTGCCGGGCAGGACCGTCATCTGGTCGAGGCCGGGTTCCTACTCGCCAGCGCTCGATACCAGCATGTCCACGCGTCGTAG
- a CDS encoding mycofactocin-coupled SDR family oxidoreductase codes for MGQLDGKVAFITGIARGQGRSHALTLAEEGADIIGLDLCGELESTAYPGATLDDLEETARLIKQTGRQAVLSQADVRNYDEVKAAFDRGIEQLGRVDIVIPNAGICAGGKTWEIDTAAWRETIDVNLTGVWHTVKAAVPTLIEQQQGGSVVFIGSTEAIKGAENMASYVSSKHAITGLMTTLSRELGRHNIRVNSVNPTCVDTHMIQNPYVWGLFRPDLEHPTREAVEDTFTSTHLLPVPWMEPIDVSRAILYLVTDSGRYITSEALKIDAGFVVKS; via the coding sequence ATGGGACAACTGGACGGCAAGGTCGCGTTCATCACCGGAATCGCACGGGGGCAAGGGCGTTCACACGCACTGACTCTGGCCGAGGAAGGCGCCGACATCATCGGTCTCGACCTCTGCGGGGAACTCGAGTCCACCGCCTACCCGGGTGCCACCCTTGACGATCTCGAGGAGACCGCACGCCTCATCAAGCAGACCGGACGCCAGGCGGTGCTCTCCCAAGCCGACGTCCGCAACTACGACGAGGTCAAGGCCGCATTCGACCGGGGCATCGAGCAGCTCGGACGCGTCGACATCGTCATCCCGAACGCCGGTATCTGTGCCGGCGGGAAGACCTGGGAGATCGACACCGCCGCGTGGCGGGAGACGATCGACGTCAACCTCACCGGCGTCTGGCACACGGTGAAGGCGGCAGTGCCGACCCTGATCGAGCAGCAGCAGGGCGGCTCGGTGGTCTTCATCGGTTCCACCGAGGCGATCAAGGGTGCGGAGAACATGGCCTCATACGTGTCCTCGAAGCACGCCATCACCGGTCTGATGACCACGTTGTCGCGGGAACTGGGCCGCCACAACATCCGCGTCAACTCGGTCAACCCGACGTGCGTCGACACCCACATGATCCAGAACCCCTACGTCTGGGGGTTGTTCCGACCCGACCTGGAACACCCGACCCGCGAGGCCGTCGAGGACACCTTCACCTCAACACATCTGCTACCCGTGCCGTGGATGGAGCCCATCGACGTCAGTCGCGCGATCCTCTACCTGGTCACCGACTCTGGCCGCTACATCACCTCGGAGGCCCTCAAGATCGACGCGGGATTCGTGGTCAAGTCATGA
- a CDS encoding APC family permease yields MINTPSERSLGTVTASPEPGRGLSSRDAALSGKLGTTRLILTVLAMSAPLGAVAGILPLVIAQGNGAGAPATYALIGLVMMMFAVGFTTMARHFPRTGAFYAYITGGLGRPIGLPAAFLAQLAYLTLLVGTYAFFGDSVTVLMESLFGSAIAPWWVWGIALWIIVTCLGHFNIELSGQVLSVMMVLEVVIVLVFNFSVASTGGPHGWQFESFSPGHITSGSIGIAILFASATFLGFEGTAIYRSEVRDPQRTIPRATYLAVGLIGLFYVFTAWALVTFYGVDDVVGAAQADSTGIFAAGLRFYTGSVMAEIMNCLLVTSLFAATLAAHNPLARYTFALSRDGVLPSKLGQAHPKHQSPAIASATVSIIALILTAPFLFIDVDAVTFYSWMFGVGTYTMLTLMALTCLTVIVYFRRVEHTERLWNTLIAPGLGLAGLVTMLVISSVYFPLLVGGSTAVAVILQLFILALAVFGLTLALVWRRSRPDVYARIGGQTDTSETTNGHPVP; encoded by the coding sequence ATGATCAATACACCGTCTGAGCGGTCGCTCGGAACTGTCACCGCCTCGCCGGAACCGGGCCGAGGTCTGTCCTCCCGCGACGCCGCACTGTCGGGCAAGCTGGGAACGACACGGTTGATCCTGACCGTGTTGGCCATGTCTGCTCCGCTGGGGGCGGTGGCGGGCATCCTCCCGCTGGTCATCGCTCAGGGGAATGGGGCCGGAGCTCCTGCGACCTATGCGCTCATCGGCCTGGTGATGATGATGTTCGCCGTCGGCTTCACCACGATGGCCCGCCACTTCCCGCGTACCGGGGCGTTCTACGCGTACATCACCGGTGGGCTCGGGCGACCCATCGGACTACCCGCGGCGTTCCTCGCGCAGCTGGCCTACCTCACACTTCTGGTCGGCACGTACGCATTCTTCGGGGATTCCGTCACCGTGCTCATGGAATCGCTGTTCGGTTCCGCGATTGCACCGTGGTGGGTCTGGGGGATCGCACTCTGGATCATCGTGACGTGTCTGGGGCACTTCAACATCGAGCTCTCCGGTCAGGTTCTGAGCGTGATGATGGTGCTCGAGGTCGTCATCGTCCTGGTGTTCAACTTCTCGGTCGCCAGCACCGGGGGACCACACGGATGGCAGTTCGAGTCGTTCAGCCCCGGCCACATCACCTCGGGATCGATCGGGATCGCGATCCTCTTCGCCAGCGCGACATTCCTTGGCTTCGAGGGCACCGCGATCTATCGCTCCGAGGTCAGGGACCCGCAGCGCACCATTCCCCGGGCCACCTATCTGGCCGTCGGCTTGATCGGCCTGTTCTACGTCTTCACCGCGTGGGCTCTGGTGACCTTCTACGGCGTCGACGATGTGGTGGGCGCAGCACAGGCGGACTCCACCGGGATCTTCGCCGCCGGGCTGCGCTTCTACACCGGCAGTGTGATGGCGGAGATCATGAACTGCCTGCTCGTCACCAGCCTTTTCGCCGCCACCCTGGCAGCGCATAATCCGTTGGCTCGCTACACCTTTGCTCTCTCTCGCGATGGTGTACTGCCCAGCAAGCTCGGACAGGCGCATCCCAAGCATCAGTCGCCCGCGATCGCCTCGGCAACAGTGTCGATCATCGCGTTGATCCTGACCGCGCCGTTCCTGTTCATCGATGTGGACGCCGTCACGTTCTACTCGTGGATGTTCGGGGTTGGCACCTACACGATGTTGACCCTGATGGCGCTCACGTGTCTGACGGTGATCGTGTACTTCCGGCGCGTCGAGCACACCGAGAGGTTGTGGAACACCCTCATCGCTCCCGGTCTCGGTCTTGCCGGCCTGGTGACGATGCTGGTGATCAGCAGTGTCTACTTCCCGCTACTGGTCGGAGGCAGCACCGCGGTCGCGGTCATCCTGCAGCTGTTCATTCTGGCGCTGGCCGTGTTCGGGCTGACCCTGGCGCTGGTGTGGCGCCGCAGTCGGCCGGACGTTTACGCACGGATCGGCGGCCAGACGGACACCAGTGAGACCACCAACGGTCACCCGGTGCCGTGA
- a CDS encoding TetR/AcrR family transcriptional regulator — protein sequence MARAGVRSEATRATLRQAALDVATEYGVRGVTHRRVAAAAGVALGSASYHYEHIDELMYEAFAWWVASQTAGFAPGFAEAQTEDELVEAVLHLLTVIHGSPSARILLFEIYAQSVRDPKYHQLVENWSRQTRTSLERMYSSTVAQQIEAAWEGLGVQIVMGTLDSVEDAEALLRLVLEQEQMKTAAPAKRRARSR from the coding sequence GTGGCACGCGCGGGAGTTCGCTCGGAGGCGACGCGGGCGACGTTGCGACAAGCGGCGCTCGACGTGGCCACGGAGTACGGAGTCAGGGGTGTCACCCATCGCCGAGTCGCTGCTGCAGCCGGCGTCGCACTCGGCTCGGCGAGCTACCACTACGAGCACATCGACGAACTGATGTATGAGGCGTTCGCGTGGTGGGTCGCGAGTCAAACTGCCGGTTTCGCACCGGGTTTCGCCGAGGCTCAGACAGAGGACGAGTTGGTCGAGGCCGTCCTTCACCTCCTCACCGTGATCCACGGCAGCCCGAGCGCCCGCATCCTGTTGTTCGAGATCTACGCGCAAAGCGTGCGCGACCCCAAGTACCACCAATTGGTCGAGAACTGGTCCCGGCAGACCAGGACCAGCCTGGAGCGCATGTACAGCAGCACAGTCGCCCAGCAGATCGAGGCCGCGTGGGAGGGCCTCGGCGTGCAGATCGTGATGGGGACCCTCGACTCCGTGGAGGATGCCGAGGCTTTGCTTCGACTGGTTCTCGAGCAGGAGCAGATGAAGACTGCCGCACCCGCCAAGCGCCGAGCCAGGAGTCGTTGA
- a CDS encoding flavin reductase family protein, with the protein MGVDSTQCPDEVVLRSVLGHFPTGVVVVTGTVGEDPVGMTLQSFLSLSLDPPLVLLSVAKSSTSWPRIATSGRFLVNVLSEGQSELARRFAKSGSDKFAGVTFSARRDLGGPLLDDVSAWVDCDLEAEHDGGDHTIVVARVLDAAIAERPERAQAPLIFHRSGFPGLVRHSSSS; encoded by the coding sequence ATGGGAGTAGACAGCACGCAGTGCCCCGACGAGGTGGTCCTGCGCAGCGTTCTGGGTCATTTCCCGACCGGTGTCGTCGTTGTCACCGGCACCGTGGGCGAGGATCCCGTCGGCATGACACTGCAGTCGTTCCTGTCGTTGTCCCTGGACCCGCCCCTGGTGCTGTTGTCGGTGGCCAAGAGTTCGACGAGCTGGCCCAGGATCGCCACGTCGGGCCGCTTCCTGGTCAACGTCCTCTCCGAGGGGCAGTCCGAACTGGCGCGGCGGTTCGCGAAGTCGGGGAGCGACAAGTTCGCCGGGGTGACGTTCTCGGCGCGACGCGACCTCGGCGGGCCGCTGCTCGACGACGTCTCGGCGTGGGTGGACTGCGATCTCGAGGCCGAGCACGACGGCGGAGACCACACCATCGTCGTCGCTCGGGTGCTCGACGCTGCGATCGCCGAACGTCCCGAACGCGCCCAGGCGCCACTCATCTTCCACCGGTCCGGCTTTCCCGGCCTGGTCAGACATTCCTCATCATCCTGA
- a CDS encoding LLM class flavin-dependent oxidoreductase, which translates to MKFGVFNIPYALGYSGGRRTARNVIDWDLQITKWADEYGLDEAFFAEHYTLGDEPSPAPDLMIAAASQLTSNITLGAAAHLLPYHNPVALAHRMMWLDHMTGGRYIAGVAPGAYASDAQLFGTGKNNGKMLIEALDIIEAIWSKTGPFKIDGEFFSVDMPAFDSEIAGPHLKPLQKPGIPLMITGMQATSPSLTEAGRRGAIPMSQQVHETVLAEHWRTYSTAATEAGHTPSRADWHICRDFFVAETDEEARDRVFNGAMGKLWGDYNIPLFVNKLGIGDLFSGGTIPPEDLTIEWMVDNFLIVGSPDTVIGKVEALYDSVGGFGSLITFTHEYDQDPETYRRSFELIGGKVRPALAHLTGAH; encoded by the coding sequence ATGAAATTCGGAGTCTTCAACATCCCCTACGCCCTCGGCTACTCCGGGGGGCGGCGCACCGCCCGCAATGTCATCGACTGGGACCTGCAGATCACGAAGTGGGCCGATGAGTACGGTCTGGACGAGGCCTTCTTCGCCGAGCACTACACCCTCGGTGACGAACCCAGCCCGGCACCCGATCTGATGATCGCCGCGGCATCTCAGCTGACCTCCAACATCACCCTCGGCGCTGCGGCTCACTTGCTGCCGTACCACAATCCGGTGGCCCTGGCTCACCGGATGATGTGGCTGGATCACATGACCGGCGGCCGCTACATCGCAGGTGTCGCACCCGGCGCCTACGCCAGTGACGCGCAACTGTTCGGCACTGGAAAGAACAACGGCAAGATGCTCATCGAGGCACTCGACATCATCGAGGCCATCTGGAGCAAGACTGGGCCCTTCAAGATAGACGGCGAGTTCTTCTCCGTTGACATGCCGGCGTTCGACTCCGAGATCGCCGGCCCGCACCTCAAGCCACTGCAGAAGCCGGGCATTCCGCTGATGATCACCGGTATGCAGGCAACCTCGCCCAGCCTCACCGAAGCCGGTCGGCGCGGCGCGATCCCGATGAGCCAGCAGGTGCACGAGACCGTGCTCGCCGAGCACTGGAGGACCTACTCCACGGCGGCCACGGAGGCGGGTCACACTCCGTCGCGCGCTGACTGGCACATCTGCCGCGACTTCTTCGTCGCCGAAACCGATGAGGAGGCGCGAGACCGGGTCTTCAACGGTGCGATGGGCAAACTGTGGGGCGACTACAACATCCCGCTGTTCGTCAACAAGCTGGGCATCGGAGATCTGTTCTCCGGCGGCACCATTCCACCGGAGGACCTCACCATCGAGTGGATGGTGGACAACTTCCTGATCGTCGGCTCACCGGACACCGTCATCGGGAAGGTCGAGGCACTCTACGACAGTGTCGGCGGCTTCGGGAGCCTGATCACCTTCACCCATGAGTACGACCAGGACCCCGAAACCTATCGACGCAGCTTCGAGTTGATCGGCGGCAAGGTCCGACCCGCGCTGGCCCACCTCACCGGCGCTCACTGA
- a CDS encoding cupin domain-containing protein, with translation MTTTIRKFDPKTVEVEAKPRDDSDAEVWSNRLYTNDEGNQYHGVWQAAPGTHANIPGQETVVILSGRATVTGESGDSVDVAAGDLVFIDAGEVTSWKVHETIRKVFVINA, from the coding sequence ATGACAACCACCATTCGCAAGTTCGACCCCAAGACCGTCGAGGTGGAGGCCAAGCCGCGCGACGACAGCGATGCCGAGGTGTGGTCGAATCGGCTCTACACCAACGACGAGGGCAACCAGTACCACGGAGTGTGGCAGGCCGCGCCCGGGACGCATGCGAACATTCCCGGTCAGGAGACCGTCGTCATCCTCAGTGGCAGGGCCACCGTGACGGGCGAGAGCGGCGACAGTGTCGATGTCGCTGCCGGGGACCTGGTGTTCATCGATGCTGGCGAAGTCACCTCCTGGAAGGTGCACGAGACCATCCGCAAGGTCTTCGTCATCAACGCCTGA
- a CDS encoding S-(hydroxymethyl)mycothiol dehydrogenase, giving the protein MSQIVRGVIARNKLSPVELVDIVIPDPGPRDVIVAVQACGVCHTDLAYRDGGINDEYPFLLGHEAAGIVESIGSDVSHVAVGDFVVLNWRAVCGQCRACRRGKPWYCFDTHNAAQKMTLTDGTELTPALGIGAFADKTLVHEGQCTKVSADVDAAAACLLGCGVMAGLGAAVNTANVSRGDSVAVIGCGGVGDAAIMGARLAGASTVIAIDRDPRKLQWASDIGATHTIDATQSDPVEAVRELTAGHGADVVIDAVGRPETWKQAFYLRDLAGTVVLVGVPTPDMRLEMPLLDFFSHGGALKSSWYGDCLPERDFPTLIDLHLQGRLPLEKFVTERIALDAIEGAFTAMHAGSVLRSVVML; this is encoded by the coding sequence GTGTCCCAGATCGTTCGGGGCGTCATCGCCCGAAACAAGCTGTCCCCGGTGGAACTCGTTGACATCGTGATTCCGGATCCGGGTCCCCGCGATGTGATCGTGGCGGTACAGGCCTGCGGTGTCTGCCACACAGACCTGGCCTACCGCGACGGCGGCATCAACGACGAGTACCCCTTCCTGCTGGGCCACGAGGCGGCGGGCATCGTCGAGTCAATCGGCAGCGATGTGTCGCACGTGGCGGTCGGCGACTTCGTCGTCCTGAACTGGCGCGCGGTGTGCGGTCAGTGCCGGGCCTGCCGGCGCGGCAAGCCCTGGTACTGCTTCGACACACACAATGCGGCGCAGAAGATGACGTTGACCGATGGCACCGAACTCACCCCCGCGTTGGGTATCGGCGCGTTCGCCGACAAGACACTCGTCCACGAGGGCCAGTGCACCAAGGTCTCCGCTGATGTCGATGCCGCCGCCGCCTGTCTGCTTGGGTGCGGGGTGATGGCCGGCCTTGGCGCGGCGGTCAACACCGCCAACGTGAGCCGCGGTGACTCGGTAGCCGTGATCGGCTGCGGGGGAGTCGGCGATGCCGCCATCATGGGGGCGCGGCTGGCCGGCGCGTCGACCGTGATCGCCATCGACCGCGACCCCCGAAAACTGCAGTGGGCCAGTGATATCGGTGCGACCCACACCATCGACGCGACACAATCCGATCCCGTCGAGGCCGTTCGTGAGCTGACCGCGGGACACGGCGCCGACGTCGTCATCGACGCCGTGGGACGGCCAGAGACCTGGAAACAGGCGTTCTACCTTCGCGACTTGGCCGGAACGGTTGTCCTGGTCGGTGTGCCCACCCCCGACATGCGGCTCGAGATGCCGTTGCTGGACTTCTTCTCACACGGGGGTGCACTGAAATCGTCGTGGTACGGCGACTGTCTCCCCGAGCGTGACTTCCCCACGCTCATCGACCTGCACCTGCAGGGACGCCTACCGCTGGAGAAGTTCGTCACCGAGCGCATCGCACTCGACGCCATAGAGGGTGCGTTCACCGCGATGCACGCAGGTTCTGTGCTGCGGTCGGTGGTCATGCTTTAA
- a CDS encoding heme-binding protein, translating into MFVSGRSLHSAAIGAICAGGMLFGGAAVASAEPPPPPPPNCTAGDLAVASGTVGTAMGAYLFSHPDVNNFFTSLRGLPHEEVRGRVQTYMDANPQVETEINGIRQPLTDVRNRCDVPEPLGS; encoded by the coding sequence ATGTTCGTGTCAGGACGTTCTCTTCACAGCGCAGCGATCGGGGCGATCTGCGCAGGCGGCATGTTGTTCGGTGGCGCTGCAGTAGCCTCTGCCGAACCACCACCTCCACCGCCGCCCAACTGCACCGCAGGCGATCTGGCTGTTGCCTCGGGCACCGTCGGCACGGCGATGGGCGCCTATCTCTTCAGCCATCCAGACGTCAACAACTTCTTCACCAGCCTTCGCGGCCTACCGCACGAAGAAGTGCGCGGCCGGGTCCAGACCTACATGGATGCCAACCCACAGGTCGAGACCGAGATCAACGGGATTCGGCAGCCTCTCACCGATGTGAGAAATCGCTGCGACGTTCCCGAACCGCTGGGCTCGTAG
- a CDS encoding lipoprotein LpqH, with product MRVASPSLVAVACATVAGTLVGCGRGPVIETTVVFDGQTRTISTDKVTCTTYDNGTLLILVDGGKSEVVRVVVRQAGHIIADRVGFRHHELSGFVADPMEVDATKVDDTYRFTGRMPPNPGEVAAHRFEIETTCPAVTDAPPQTPLRPRMG from the coding sequence ATGCGCGTTGCGTCGCCCAGCCTGGTGGCGGTCGCGTGCGCCACGGTCGCGGGAACCCTGGTGGGGTGCGGCCGCGGGCCCGTGATCGAGACCACGGTGGTGTTCGACGGCCAGACCCGCACGATCTCGACCGACAAGGTCACCTGCACCACCTACGACAACGGCACGCTGCTCATCCTCGTGGACGGCGGCAAGAGCGAGGTCGTGCGCGTCGTGGTCAGGCAGGCCGGGCACATCATCGCGGACAGAGTGGGATTTCGGCATCACGAGCTGTCCGGGTTCGTCGCGGACCCCATGGAGGTCGACGCGACCAAGGTCGACGACACCTATCGGTTCACCGGCCGAATGCCGCCCAATCCGGGTGAGGTGGCGGCGCACAGGTTCGAGATCGAGACGACGTGCCCCGCCGTCACCGACGCGCCACCGCAGACGCCGCTGCGACCCCGGATGGGGTGA
- a CDS encoding guanylate cyclase: MTLERALAETRTGDIWLFRGASGPDRAIQTLTNAPVNHVGMSVAIDDLPPLIWHAELGDKLQDMWTGTHHRGVQLNDARQAVEQWMLRYDQRCWLRQLTPYATREQEDEMLRVIARMNGTAFPTTARLTGRWMRGRIPSVSDFTRGLPFVHRRVRDAAERKKTERKKTESLKAGVQTAYCAETVAITYEEMGLLTTEKHYNWFDPGKFWSGDTLPLTKGYRLSEEIAVTL, translated from the coding sequence GTGACGTTGGAGCGCGCTCTGGCCGAGACCCGCACCGGGGATATCTGGCTCTTCCGAGGCGCGTCGGGGCCGGACCGGGCGATCCAGACGCTGACCAACGCGCCGGTGAATCATGTCGGCATGTCGGTGGCCATCGACGATCTCCCGCCGCTGATCTGGCACGCCGAACTGGGCGACAAGCTGCAGGACATGTGGACCGGCACCCATCACCGCGGCGTCCAGCTCAACGATGCCCGCCAGGCCGTCGAGCAGTGGATGCTGCGGTACGACCAGCGGTGCTGGCTGCGTCAGCTCACGCCGTATGCGACGCGTGAGCAGGAGGACGAGATGCTCCGCGTGATCGCACGCATGAACGGCACGGCCTTCCCGACGACTGCCCGGCTCACCGGGCGGTGGATGCGGGGCCGGATTCCGAGCGTCAGTGACTTCACCCGGGGGCTTCCGTTCGTGCACCGCAGGGTCCGCGATGCGGCGGAGCGCAAGAAGACGGAGCGCAAGAAGACGGAAAGCCTCAAGGCCGGGGTGCAGACGGCGTACTGCGCGGAGACCGTCGCCATCACCTACGAGGAGATGGGACTGCTGACCACCGAGAAGCACTACAACTGGTTCGATCCCGGCAAGTTCTGGAGCGGTGACACCCTGCCGTTGACCAAGGGCTACCGGTTGAGCGAGGAGATCGCGGTCACTCTTTGA
- a CDS encoding transposase, translating to MARHTTFRFCLDPTVEQREVLSRHAGAARFGFNQCLQMVKTGLTQHRHNPDVVVPWTGFDLINAFNRWKRTEEAGRVFAVDTDGVAEIATTGLAWRTQVCQQVFEEAAVDCGRALRAWSDSRSGKRKGKRIGFPRFKQKTRAVPSFRLRNKHPHGRPAAIRVGDNNRPRSVTLPGIGQIGVHDDTRRLRRMLATDRAKICFATVSRRAGRWWLSLNVEAADLHPAHRHPLRATSDDGGWVGVDRGLSAFLVAATCGGHEVARIVDAPKALASGMPKQRRLAKSLSRKKKGSRNRCDAAAKLARHHHHVANVRRHFHHQVSNELVKTHDRLVIEDLNLSGMLANHRLARSISDAGWAEFARILGYKQQWRDGQLAAADRWYPSSQLCSICGDRNTGLTLADRVFICGNSHVLDRDTNAAVNLARWGQTHHDTHRSPDPQAGGRATNARRRDGSDQHPECAGETSPKDAGTDAHTAPAA from the coding sequence ATGGCCCGGCACACGACGTTCAGGTTCTGTCTCGACCCCACAGTTGAGCAGCGCGAGGTGTTGTCCCGGCATGCTGGGGCAGCCCGGTTCGGATTCAACCAGTGCCTACAGATGGTGAAAACCGGGCTCACCCAACACCGACACAATCCAGACGTCGTGGTGCCGTGGACCGGATTTGACCTGATCAACGCCTTCAACCGGTGGAAGAGAACCGAGGAGGCGGGCCGGGTGTTCGCCGTCGACACCGACGGTGTCGCCGAGATTGCGACCACTGGGCTGGCGTGGCGGACACAGGTGTGTCAGCAGGTGTTCGAGGAAGCCGCAGTGGACTGCGGACGCGCGCTGAGGGCTTGGTCGGACTCACGCTCCGGAAAGCGCAAGGGCAAGCGGATCGGATTTCCCCGATTCAAGCAGAAGACCCGCGCAGTGCCGTCGTTTCGGCTGCGCAACAAACACCCCCACGGTCGGCCGGCGGCGATCCGCGTCGGCGACAACAACCGGCCACGATCGGTGACACTGCCCGGTATCGGCCAGATCGGGGTCCATGACGACACCCGACGGCTGCGCCGCATGCTCGCCACAGACCGGGCGAAGATCTGTTTTGCCACCGTCTCCCGCCGCGCCGGACGCTGGTGGCTGAGCCTCAATGTCGAGGCGGCCGACCTGCACCCCGCCCACCGCCACCCACTCCGCGCCACCAGCGACGATGGCGGGTGGGTCGGGGTCGACCGCGGCCTGTCCGCGTTTCTGGTTGCCGCCACCTGTGGTGGCCACGAAGTCGCCCGCATAGTCGATGCGCCCAAAGCCCTCGCCAGTGGAATGCCCAAGCAGCGCCGGCTGGCGAAATCGTTGTCCCGCAAGAAGAAAGGATCACGTAACCGCTGCGACGCCGCAGCCAAGTTAGCCCGGCACCACCACCACGTTGCCAATGTGCGCCGCCATTTCCATCACCAGGTGTCCAACGAGTTGGTCAAGACTCACGACCGGCTCGTCATCGAAGACCTGAACCTGTCCGGGATGCTGGCCAACCACCGGCTGGCTCGATCTATCTCCGACGCCGGTTGGGCCGAGTTCGCCCGGATCCTGGGCTACAAACAGCAGTGGCGCGACGGCCAGCTCGCCGCTGCAGATCGGTGGTATCCCTCCAGTCAACTCTGCTCGATCTGCGGTGACCGCAATACCGGGCTCACCCTGGCCGACCGGGTATTCATCTGCGGCAACAGTCATGTCCTCGACCGCGATACAAACGCGGCCGTGAATCTGGCTCGCTGGGGCCAAACCCATCACGACACTCATCGATCCCCGGACCCCCAAGCAGGAGGCCGGGCCACCAACGCCCGCCGACGGGACGGCTCTGACCAGCACCCTGAGTGTGCCGGTGAAACCAGCCCGAAAGACGCGGGAACCGACGCTCACACCGCACCCGCGGCCTGA